In Pseudomonas deceptionensis, a single window of DNA contains:
- a CDS encoding cysteine desulfurase family protein encodes MNKRPLYFDYAATTPVDARVIQVMVDCLGFEGNFGNPASGSHVFGQQARHAVELAREQVARLINASPDQIIWTSGATESNNLALKGVAQASGQSRGHIITSQIEHKAVLDTARFLQQSGFEVTCLAPGADGLVSAEQVVNALREDTLLVSLMLVNNELGTVNDIPGIGRRVREHGALFHVDAAQGAGKLAIDLGEWAVDLMSFSGHKIYGPKGIGALYVGPRAQDRLQAQIHGGGHESGLRSGTLATHQIAGMGAAFAVANESFDQELAHIEGLRQRLLEQLADVPGLQCNGCPTHRIPHTLSLTFSEGHFNSAALSAVLAYSATSACNSASNAPSHVLLALGHDADKASRTIRLSLGRFTCEQDIDVAVNAIKAAVAAPAPFWAVAQP; translated from the coding sequence ATGAACAAGCGACCTCTTTATTTCGATTACGCGGCCACCACACCTGTGGACGCTCGTGTCATTCAGGTGATGGTCGATTGCCTGGGCTTTGAAGGCAACTTTGGTAATCCGGCCTCGGGCTCCCATGTGTTCGGCCAGCAAGCCCGGCATGCGGTAGAGCTGGCCCGTGAACAGGTAGCCCGGTTGATCAATGCCAGCCCCGATCAGATTATCTGGACCTCGGGCGCGACCGAGTCCAATAACCTGGCGCTCAAGGGTGTGGCCCAGGCCAGCGGCCAGTCCCGCGGGCATATCATCACCAGTCAGATCGAGCACAAGGCCGTTCTGGACACCGCGCGCTTTTTGCAACAGTCAGGTTTTGAAGTGACCTGCCTGGCACCCGGTGCCGATGGGCTTGTCAGCGCAGAACAGGTCGTAAATGCACTGCGTGAGGACACGCTGCTGGTATCGCTGATGCTGGTCAACAATGAGCTTGGAACGGTCAATGACATTCCGGGCATTGGCCGTCGGGTTCGCGAGCACGGAGCATTGTTCCACGTTGATGCGGCGCAGGGTGCGGGCAAGCTGGCCATCGACCTGGGTGAGTGGGCGGTAGATCTGATGTCGTTCTCCGGGCACAAGATCTATGGCCCAAAGGGGATCGGTGCCCTGTACGTCGGGCCACGTGCACAGGATCGGCTGCAGGCGCAGATTCATGGTGGTGGCCATGAGTCCGGTCTGCGTTCCGGGACCCTGGCGACTCATCAAATTGCAGGCATGGGCGCTGCCTTTGCGGTAGCCAATGAATCATTTGATCAGGAGCTCGCGCATATAGAAGGCTTGCGTCAGCGTTTGCTTGAGCAACTGGCCGATGTGCCGGGGCTGCAGTGCAATGGTTGTCCGACGCATCGAATTCCCCATACCTTGAGCCTGACCTTTAGCGAGGGTCACTTCAACAGCGCTGCGTTGAGTGCTGTGCTGGCGTATTCCGCGACGTCTGCCTGCAACTCGGCCAGCAATGCGCCGTCCCATGTGCTGCTTGCGCTGGGGCATGATGCTGACAAGGCGAGCCGAACGATCCGCTTGAGTCTTGGCCGTTTCACCTGCGAGCAGGATATAGATGTTGCAGTGAACGCGATCAAGGCTGCTGTCGCTGCGCCTGCACCGTTTTGGGCGGTTGCCCAACCTTAG
- a CDS encoding sigma-54 interaction domain-containing protein: MQLLTLPATPALATSIRATAQVFEDPASQALLAHLQLIAPSDASVLIIGETGTGKELVARHIHQLSHRHQRPFVAVNCGAFAESLVEAELFGHEKGAFTGALTAKAGWFEEADGGTLFLDEIGDLPLTIQVKLLRVLQEQEVVRLGSRKSTPINVRVLAATNVNLEQAIDAGHFREDLYYRLNVVSLALRPLRERPGDILPLARHFLKTYRQRLQHGPTALSECAEQVLIHHPWQGNIRELENVVHHSLLLCRNQTITVQDLRLSPSRSRRQDCLTPQPAAHTGQDLLHRAFRKLFEEQPGALHETVEDALLRTAYEFCHQNQVHTAKLLGLSRNVTRTRLIKLGALSVNTRRTEASALAY; this comes from the coding sequence ATGCAGCTATTAACATTACCTGCCACCCCGGCCCTTGCCACTTCCATCCGGGCCACGGCGCAGGTATTTGAAGACCCTGCGTCCCAGGCCTTGCTGGCGCACTTGCAGCTAATAGCTCCCAGCGATGCCAGTGTGCTGATCATTGGAGAAACCGGCACGGGCAAAGAACTGGTCGCCCGGCATATTCACCAGCTAAGCCACCGCCACCAGCGGCCATTCGTAGCCGTCAACTGCGGGGCATTTGCGGAGTCCCTGGTCGAAGCCGAACTGTTTGGCCATGAAAAGGGAGCATTCACTGGCGCGCTGACGGCAAAAGCCGGCTGGTTTGAGGAGGCAGATGGCGGCACGTTGTTTCTGGATGAAATTGGCGACTTGCCGCTGACAATCCAGGTGAAACTGCTGCGCGTTCTGCAAGAACAAGAGGTCGTGAGGCTCGGCTCACGTAAAAGTACACCGATAAACGTGCGTGTACTGGCCGCCACCAACGTCAATCTGGAGCAGGCCATCGATGCAGGTCATTTCCGTGAGGATCTGTATTACCGTCTGAATGTCGTCAGCCTTGCGCTGCGCCCGCTGCGTGAACGTCCGGGGGATATTCTGCCGCTGGCCAGGCACTTCCTTAAAACCTACCGCCAACGCTTGCAACATGGCCCGACAGCCCTGAGCGAGTGCGCCGAACAGGTACTCATCCATCACCCCTGGCAGGGCAATATTCGCGAGCTTGAGAACGTCGTGCATCACAGTCTGCTGCTGTGCCGCAATCAGACCATTACGGTACAAGACCTGCGTTTGTCCCCGTCACGCAGCAGGCGCCAGGACTGCCTGACACCACAACCCGCGGCACACACAGGCCAGGATTTGTTGCACCGCGCATTTAGAAAGCTGTTCGAAGAACAGCCCGGCGCCCTGCATGAAACCGTTGAAGACGCCCTGCTACGCACAGCGTATGAGTTCTGCCATCAAAACCAGGTACACACGGCCAAACTGCTGGGGCTGAGCCGTAACGTCACACGTACCCGCCTGATCAAACTCGGAGCACTTTCAGTCAACACCCGCCGAACTGAAGCCAGCGCTCTCGCCTATTGA
- a CDS encoding TSUP family transporter, with amino-acid sequence MPFELSVDLTTLAILAAVAFVAGFIDAIAGGGGLLTTPALLTAGLPPHLVLGTNKLSSTFGAATASLTFYRRKLFHPREWKLAIFGTLIGSLIGATVAHYMPAEWLNKMLPVIVFGCGLYLLFGGTPKTPVDNDAPIKKKWQLPQGLGLGFYDGVAGPGTGAFWTVSSMLMYPIDLVKASGVARSMNFVSNIAALSVFIFSGHVDWVIGLTMGFAVMVGAFFGARSAISGGAKFIRPVFITVVLGLTVRLAWQHWFGMA; translated from the coding sequence ATGCCTTTTGAACTCAGCGTAGATTTGACCACCCTCGCCATTCTGGCGGCCGTTGCCTTTGTTGCCGGTTTTATCGACGCCATTGCCGGCGGCGGCGGCTTGCTCACCACCCCTGCCCTGCTCACCGCAGGCTTGCCGCCACATCTGGTGCTGGGCACCAACAAACTCAGCTCGACGTTTGGTGCCGCCACGGCGAGCCTGACCTTTTACCGGCGCAAACTGTTCCACCCGCGCGAATGGAAGCTGGCCATTTTCGGCACCCTCATCGGTAGTCTGATCGGTGCAACCGTCGCCCACTACATGCCCGCAGAATGGCTCAACAAAATGCTGCCGGTGATTGTCTTTGGTTGCGGGCTGTACCTGCTGTTTGGCGGCACCCCAAAAACGCCTGTCGACAACGATGCACCGATCAAGAAGAAATGGCAGCTACCGCAAGGTCTGGGCCTGGGTTTCTATGATGGTGTGGCTGGCCCTGGAACCGGTGCGTTCTGGACCGTCAGCAGCATGCTGATGTATCCGATCGATCTGGTTAAAGCCAGTGGCGTGGCCCGCAGCATGAACTTCGTCAGCAACATTGCGGCACTGTCGGTGTTCATATTTTCCGGGCACGTGGACTGGGTAATCGGCCTGACCATGGGCTTTGCAGTCATGGTCGGTGCTTTCTTTGGCGCCCGCAGCGCAATCAGCGGCGGGGCCAAATTCATCCGCCCGGTCTTTATCACCGTGGTACTGGGATTGACCGTGCGCCTAGCCTGGCAGCACTGGTTCGGCATGGCCTAA
- the nudC gene encoding NAD(+) diphosphatase — protein MTPRWITAVLDTDLPGGWAVARGPDGFLIDGNGPLFPREWLKRQDLSVLAEHGIGHLDGEPVYLLELDRAAHIEGCHWQGLRAFMLGDDHTLYKVLGYAAQIGTWAREHRFCGSCGQGMTQVPRERAMYCASCDLRNYPRISPSMIVLITRGDEVLLARSPRFVPGVYSTLAGFAEPGESAEDCLIREVREEVQVEVSNIQYVGSQCWPFPHSMMLGFHAEYAGGEIVPQADEIEDAQWFNVHHLPPLPASRSIARYLIDLYVARRLGHAEPVLPG, from the coding sequence ATGACACCGCGTTGGATCACGGCAGTACTGGATACAGACCTACCTGGCGGCTGGGCCGTGGCGCGCGGCCCCGACGGGTTTTTGATCGACGGCAATGGCCCGCTGTTTCCCCGTGAGTGGCTCAAGCGTCAGGACCTGTCGGTACTGGCCGAGCATGGCATCGGTCACCTGGACGGCGAGCCGGTGTATCTGCTGGAGCTGGACCGGGCGGCGCATATCGAGGGCTGCCACTGGCAGGGTTTGCGCGCATTCATGCTGGGCGATGATCACACCCTGTACAAAGTGCTGGGCTATGCCGCACAAATCGGCACCTGGGCTCGAGAGCATCGTTTTTGTGGCAGTTGCGGGCAGGGCATGACGCAGGTGCCGAGGGAGCGTGCGATGTATTGCGCATCGTGCGACTTGCGTAATTACCCGCGTATTTCACCGAGCATGATCGTGCTGATTACCCGGGGCGATGAAGTGCTGCTGGCGCGTTCGCCGCGCTTTGTGCCGGGGGTTTACAGCACGTTGGCGGGGTTCGCCGAACCGGGTGAGTCGGCCGAGGACTGCCTGATTCGCGAGGTGCGCGAAGAGGTGCAGGTGGAAGTCAGTAACATCCAGTATGTGGGCAGCCAATGCTGGCCGTTTCCGCATTCGATGATGCTGGGCTTTCATGCCGAATACGCGGGGGGCGAGATCGTGCCCCAGGCTGACGAGATAGAAGATGCGCAGTGGTTCAATGTGCATCATCTACCGCCGTTGCCGGCGTCGCGCTCGATTGCGCGCTATCTCATCGACTTGTATGTGGCCAGGCGTTTAGGCCATGCCGAACCAGTGCTGCCAGGCTAG
- a CDS encoding crotonase/enoyl-CoA hydratase family protein: protein MPDYQAFQVELKDSIAHVQINRPDKVNAMNAVFWTEIIEIFQWIDETDAVRVVVLSGAGKHFSAGIDLMLLASVANEMGKDVGRNARLLRRKILQMQASFNAVDQCSKPVLAAIQGYCLGGAIDLIAACDMRYAAEDAQFSIKEIDMGMAADVGTLQRLPRIIGDGMLRELAYTGRMVAADEARTIGLVNRVYSDKQALLDGVMALAREIASKSPIAIAGTKQMISYMRDHRVDDGLDYVATWNAAMLQSNDLRVAMTAHMTKQKPEFLD, encoded by the coding sequence ATGCCCGACTATCAGGCTTTTCAGGTTGAGTTAAAAGACAGCATCGCTCACGTCCAGATCAACCGGCCTGACAAGGTCAATGCGATGAATGCGGTGTTCTGGACCGAGATTATCGAGATCTTCCAGTGGATCGACGAAACCGACGCTGTGCGCGTCGTGGTGCTCAGTGGTGCGGGCAAGCACTTTTCGGCCGGTATCGACCTGATGCTCCTGGCCTCGGTGGCCAATGAGATGGGCAAGGATGTGGGGCGCAATGCCCGCTTGCTGCGGCGTAAAATCCTGCAGATGCAGGCCTCGTTCAATGCCGTCGACCAGTGCAGCAAACCTGTATTGGCGGCCATTCAGGGGTACTGCCTGGGCGGGGCGATTGACCTGATCGCTGCCTGCGACATGCGCTACGCCGCTGAGGACGCGCAGTTCTCGATCAAGGAAATCGACATGGGCATGGCCGCCGACGTGGGTACATTGCAACGTCTGCCGCGCATCATCGGTGATGGCATGCTCCGTGAGCTGGCCTATACCGGCCGGATGGTGGCCGCTGATGAGGCGCGCACTATCGGCCTGGTGAACCGGGTCTACAGTGATAAGCAGGCCTTGCTTGACGGGGTTATGGCACTCGCCCGCGAAATCGCCAGCAAATCCCCCATCGCCATCGCAGGAACCAAGCAGATGATCAGCTACATGCGCGATCACCGCGTGGATGACGGCCTGGACTATGTCGCGACGTGGAATGCGGCCATGCTTCAGTCCAACGACTTGCGGGTGGCGATGACGGCTCATATGACCAAGCAAAAACCCGAGTTTCTGGATTGA
- a CDS encoding Cof-type HAD-IIB family hydrolase, which produces MSDVKQDSIQLVLCDMDGTLLLPDHTLSPRNLAAVKALQAAGIYFTLASGRPPRAMRGIIEQLGIELPVAGFNGGLLVNADGEYLQSHHVPHEAVIKTLALLAEHEVEVWLFVDDQWLVRDPSGEMVPREQHGLGYAPQVVESFEPYLHQVHKIVATCLNAPLLIELEQRLQPLLSGLAVASRSQACYLDITALKANKGDALVTLADFLNVPLSCTAAIGDGGNDPAMFHRAGLSIAMGQAPEDIRKQAMQVTASNVEDGVAQAIERFIL; this is translated from the coding sequence ATGAGTGACGTGAAGCAAGACTCCATTCAACTGGTGCTGTGTGACATGGATGGCACCTTGCTATTGCCTGACCATACCCTTAGCCCTCGAAATCTGGCAGCAGTCAAAGCGCTGCAAGCGGCGGGCATTTACTTCACGCTGGCTTCCGGGCGCCCGCCCAGAGCCATGCGCGGGATCATCGAGCAGTTAGGCATTGAACTGCCGGTCGCGGGATTCAACGGTGGGCTGCTGGTTAATGCGGATGGCGAGTACCTGCAATCCCACCATGTGCCGCATGAGGCGGTGATCAAAACACTGGCCCTCCTGGCTGAGCATGAGGTTGAAGTCTGGCTGTTTGTGGATGATCAATGGCTGGTGCGCGATCCTTCGGGCGAGATGGTACCCAGGGAACAGCACGGTCTGGGGTATGCGCCGCAAGTGGTTGAGAGCTTTGAGCCCTATCTGCACCAGGTGCACAAGATCGTAGCCACCTGCCTCAATGCGCCGTTGTTGATTGAGCTGGAGCAGCGCTTGCAGCCCTTGTTGAGCGGGCTTGCCGTAGCCAGTCGCTCCCAGGCCTGTTACCTGGACATCACCGCCCTTAAAGCCAACAAAGGCGATGCGCTCGTGACCCTGGCCGATTTTTTGAACGTGCCGTTGTCTTGCACGGCGGCCATTGGTGATGGCGGTAATGATCCTGCCATGTTCCACCGGGCCGGGCTGTCGATTGCCATGGGTCAGGCTCCGGAAGACATTCGCAAGCAGGCCATGCAAGTCACAGCCAGCAATGTCGAAGACGGCGTCGCGCAGGCGATCGAGCGTTTCATTCTCTAG
- the zwf gene encoding glucose-6-phosphate dehydrogenase produces the protein MTELSSKPAAKPAPPTTLFLFGAHGDLVKRLLMPALYNLSRDGLLDDGLRIVGVDHNAISDEGFAKKLEDFIRTEAASKVDHPEGQGLNADLWASLARNISYVQGDFLDDSTYEALEQKIIASGTGNAVFYLATAPRFFSEVVQRLGASGLLKETPQAFRRVVIEKPFGSDVPTAQALNACLLDVMSEKQIYRIDHYLGKETVQNILVSRFSNGLFEAFWNNHYIDHVQITAAETVGVETRGSFYEHTGALRDMLPNHLFQLLAMVAMEPPAAFGADAVRGEKAKVIGAIRPWSKADALKNSVRGQYTQGESGGKPVVGYREENNVAADSNTETFVALKVMIDNWRWVGVPFYLRTGKRMSARDTEIAICFKPAPYAQFRDTDVERLQPNYLRIQIQPNEGMWFDLQAKRPGPGLQMANIALGFAYKDFFEMQPSTGYETLIYDCLTGDQTLFQRADNIENGWRGVQPFLDAWREHTDVQPYKAGEDGPQAAKELLARDGRVWLDIG, from the coding sequence ATGACCGAACTGTCCAGTAAACCCGCCGCCAAGCCGGCACCGCCCACCACGCTGTTTTTGTTTGGTGCCCACGGTGACCTGGTCAAGCGCTTGCTCATGCCCGCGCTGTACAACTTGAGTCGTGACGGTTTGCTGGACGATGGCCTGCGCATTGTGGGCGTTGACCACAATGCGATCAGTGATGAAGGTTTTGCCAAAAAGCTGGAGGACTTCATCCGTACTGAAGCCGCCAGCAAAGTGGATCATCCTGAAGGGCAGGGCTTGAATGCCGATTTATGGGCCTCGCTGGCCAGGAACATCAGCTATGTGCAGGGCGACTTTCTGGATGACAGCACCTATGAGGCGCTGGAACAGAAAATCATCGCCAGCGGCACCGGCAATGCGGTGTTCTACCTGGCCACTGCGCCACGCTTTTTTAGCGAAGTAGTGCAGCGGCTGGGCGCCAGCGGGTTGCTCAAAGAAACCCCGCAAGCGTTTCGGCGGGTAGTCATTGAAAAACCTTTTGGCTCTGACGTGCCAACAGCGCAAGCATTGAATGCGTGCCTGCTTGATGTCATGAGCGAGAAGCAGATCTACCGGATTGACCATTATCTGGGCAAGGAAACCGTTCAGAACATCCTGGTCAGCCGTTTCTCCAACGGGCTTTTCGAAGCTTTCTGGAACAATCATTACATTGATCATGTGCAGATCACGGCGGCAGAAACCGTCGGGGTCGAGACACGTGGCAGTTTTTACGAACACACCGGCGCCTTGCGCGATATGTTGCCCAACCACTTGTTTCAACTGCTGGCGATGGTGGCGATGGAGCCGCCCGCAGCTTTTGGGGCGGATGCGGTGCGCGGTGAAAAGGCCAAGGTCATTGGCGCGATTCGCCCGTGGTCAAAAGCAGATGCGCTGAAAAACTCCGTACGCGGGCAGTACACCCAGGGTGAGTCCGGCGGCAAGCCGGTCGTGGGGTATCGCGAAGAAAACAACGTGGCGGCCGACAGTAACACCGAGACCTTTGTGGCGCTCAAGGTGATGATCGACAACTGGCGCTGGGTGGGTGTGCCGTTTTACCTGCGCACCGGCAAACGCATGAGTGCGCGCGACACTGAAATCGCAATCTGCTTCAAGCCCGCGCCTTATGCGCAGTTTCGCGATACCGATGTTGAGCGGTTACAGCCCAACTATTTGCGTATCCAGATCCAGCCCAACGAAGGAATGTGGTTTGACCTTCAGGCCAAGCGCCCGGGGCCGGGTCTGCAAATGGCCAATATCGCGCTGGGGTTTGCGTACAAGGACTTCTTCGAAATGCAGCCCTCTACAGGCTACGAGACGTTGATTTACGACTGCCTGACCGGTGATCAGACCTTGTTTCAGCGTGCTGACAATATTGAAAACGGTTGGCGTGGCGTGCAGCCTTTTCTGGATGCATGGCGCGAACATACTGATGTACAACCGTATAAAGCCGGAGAAGATGGCCCGCAGGCGGCCAAAGAACTGCTGGCTCGCGATGGTCGCGTCTGGCTCGACATAGGATGA
- the gnd gene encoding phosphogluconate dehydrogenase (NAD(+)-dependent, decarboxylating): protein MQLGIIGLGRMGGNIARRLMLNGHTTVVFDRNTDFVSALEQEGATGVADLPALVAGLAKPRAVWVMLPSGAPTEDTIETLSQLLDADDIIIDGGNTFYKDDIRRSQSLAEKGIQYVDVGTSGGVWGLERGYCMMIGGDTAVVKHLDPLFAALAPGMGDIPRTKDRVSDDDRAERGYIHAGPAGAGHFVKMVHNGIEYGLMQAYAEGFNLMKMKGGENLPQEQRFDLNLGDIAEVWRRGSVVSSWLLDLTADALATDEPLNGYSGAVADSGEGRWTIEAAMEQSTPVPVLSQALFARYSSRQQSLYGDKLLSAMRFGFGGHVETPKK from the coding sequence ATGCAGTTGGGAATTATTGGGTTGGGCCGTATGGGTGGGAACATCGCACGGCGTCTGATGCTCAATGGGCATACAACCGTGGTTTTTGACCGCAATACCGACTTTGTCAGTGCTCTGGAACAGGAAGGCGCCACAGGCGTTGCTGATTTGCCAGCGCTGGTCGCAGGCCTGGCCAAACCCCGCGCTGTATGGGTGATGCTGCCTTCCGGTGCACCGACCGAAGACACCATCGAGACCTTGAGCCAGCTGCTGGACGCCGATGACATCATCATTGATGGCGGCAACACCTTCTACAAAGATGACATTCGTCGTTCGCAGTCGCTGGCCGAAAAGGGCATTCAGTACGTTGACGTCGGTACATCGGGTGGAGTTTGGGGCCTGGAACGCGGTTACTGCATGATGATTGGCGGTGACACCGCAGTGGTTAAACACCTGGACCCGCTGTTCGCTGCTCTGGCACCGGGCATGGGTGATATCCCGCGCACCAAGGACCGTGTTTCGGACGATGATCGCGCTGAGCGCGGTTATATCCATGCAGGTCCTGCGGGCGCGGGGCACTTCGTCAAGATGGTGCATAACGGCATTGAGTACGGCCTGATGCAGGCTTACGCCGAAGGCTTCAACCTGATGAAGATGAAAGGTGGCGAGAACCTGCCGCAAGAACAGCGTTTTGACCTGAACCTGGGTGATATCGCCGAAGTATGGCGCCGTGGCAGCGTGGTTTCGTCCTGGCTGCTGGACTTGACCGCCGATGCACTGGCCACTGATGAGCCGTTGAACGGCTACTCGGGTGCCGTGGCGGACAGCGGTGAAGGTCGCTGGACCATCGAAGCTGCCATGGAGCAATCGACACCGGTGCCTGTGTTGTCGCAGGCCTTGTTTGCCCGCTACAGTTCACGCCAGCAAAGCCTCTATGGCGACAAATTGTTGTCGGCCATGCGCTTTGGTTTCGGCGGCCACGTGGAGACGCCTAAAAAATGA
- a CDS encoding phosphoethanolamine transferase CptA has protein sequence MGMFKRSNTSAKGFDWAGLGWLFLFFWYFSGITQLLIQLTGTSGFSGFRQAFVMSAIWLAPMLMFPKHTRVMAAVIGVMLWACSMASLGYFFIYQQEFSQSVIFIMFESNISEAGEYMTQYFAWWMVLAFLAHTAFAVFLWTRLRPVYLPRVQAWAIAIGLLVAVVGYPLIKQTIKHDNFANAMESFESRVEPAVPWQMVVAYRRYLEQLDNMQGMLASASKIPPLTNLKDSEAGKPTTLVLIIGESTNRQRMSLYGYPRETTPNLDKLRDQLAIFDNVVTPRPYTIEALQQVLTFADEENPDLYLSTPSLVSVMKQAGYKTFWVTNQQTMTKRNTMLTTFSEQADQQVYLNNNRNQNARQYDGDVIEPFNKILADSAPRKLIVIHLLGTHMSYQYRYPPTFDKFVDRNGVPAGLTDDQVPTYNSYDNAVLYNDFVVSSLIKDFAKTDPNGFLLYLSDHGEDVFDSVGHSTLGRNEAKPTAPMYTIPFMAWASPKWRESHAWNFASDLSRPYSSSQFIHTWTDLAGLSADELDDKKSLVSDQFVARPQLIGDPYSRPQKALIDFSLLKPKAPIQGNVANQ, from the coding sequence ATGGGGATGTTTAAACGCAGTAACACATCTGCGAAGGGTTTCGACTGGGCGGGCCTGGGCTGGCTGTTCCTGTTCTTTTGGTACTTCTCCGGCATCACCCAACTGCTGATCCAGCTGACGGGCACCTCCGGATTTTCAGGGTTTCGCCAGGCCTTCGTAATGAGCGCCATCTGGCTGGCCCCGATGCTGATGTTTCCCAAGCACACCCGCGTAATGGCCGCTGTTATCGGCGTCATGCTGTGGGCCTGCTCCATGGCCAGCCTTGGCTACTTCTTTATCTATCAGCAAGAATTCTCGCAAAGCGTCATCTTCATCATGTTCGAATCGAACATCTCTGAAGCGGGCGAGTACATGACCCAGTACTTTGCCTGGTGGATGGTTCTGGCATTCCTGGCGCATACCGCTTTCGCCGTGTTCCTCTGGACCCGCCTGCGCCCGGTGTACTTGCCCCGCGTGCAAGCCTGGGCCATTGCCATCGGCTTGCTGGTAGCTGTTGTCGGTTATCCGCTGATCAAACAAACGATCAAGCACGACAACTTCGCCAATGCCATGGAAAGCTTTGAAAGCCGTGTAGAACCCGCCGTGCCATGGCAGATGGTTGTAGCTTATCGCCGTTACCTGGAGCAGCTGGACAACATGCAAGGCATGCTCGCCAGCGCCAGCAAAATCCCGCCCCTGACCAACCTCAAGGACAGTGAAGCCGGCAAGCCCACTACGCTGGTGCTGATCATTGGCGAGTCCACCAACCGCCAGCGCATGAGCCTCTATGGCTACCCGCGCGAGACCACACCCAACCTCGATAAATTGCGTGATCAACTGGCAATCTTCGACAACGTCGTGACACCGCGCCCTTACACCATCGAAGCACTGCAACAAGTGCTGACCTTTGCTGACGAAGAAAACCCTGACCTGTACCTCAGTACCCCGTCACTGGTCAGCGTGATGAAGCAAGCCGGTTACAAAACCTTCTGGGTGACCAACCAGCAGACCATGACCAAGCGCAACACCATGCTCACCACGTTCTCCGAGCAGGCTGATCAGCAGGTCTACCTCAACAACAACCGCAACCAGAACGCCCGCCAGTACGACGGCGACGTGATTGAGCCGTTCAACAAGATCCTGGCCGACAGCGCCCCGCGCAAGTTGATCGTGATTCACCTGCTCGGCACCCACATGAGCTACCAGTACCGTTACCCGCCGACCTTCGACAAGTTTGTCGACCGTAACGGCGTGCCAGCCGGGCTGACCGATGACCAGGTACCGACGTACAACAGCTATGACAACGCCGTTTTGTATAACGACTTCGTGGTGTCGAGCCTGATCAAGGACTTCGCCAAGACCGATCCCAACGGCTTCCTGCTGTACCTGTCCGACCACGGCGAAGACGTCTTCGACTCGGTCGGCCACTCGACCCTTGGCCGTAATGAAGCCAAACCGACAGCACCGATGTACACCATTCCGTTTATGGCCTGGGCCTCACCAAAATGGCGTGAAAGCCATGCCTGGAATTTCGCCAGCGACCTCAGCCGCCCATACAGCAGCTCGCAGTTCATCCATACCTGGACTGACCTGGCAGGCTTGAGTGCCGACGAACTGGACGACAAGAAGAGCCTGGTCAGCGACCAGTTTGTCGCCCGCCCGCAACTGATTGGCGATCCTTACTCGCGCCCGCAAAAGGCCCTGATCGACTTCAGCCTGCTCAAGCCAAAAGCCCCCATCCAGGGGAATGTGGCCAACCAGTAA